In one window of Gammaproteobacteria bacterium DNA:
- a CDS encoding 16S rRNA (uracil(1498)-N(3))-methyltransferase yields MRVPRIHHHGDLATGARVALSAAASRHLTRVLRLGAGTPIVLFNGRGGEFDAVLCKVGRKRAEADIGPFHPIEREAPLPLRLVQGISRGERMDYTVQKAVELGVDRITPVFTARSTVQLSGERLGKRLAHWQQVAVSACEQCGRNRVPDVDLPLTLAELLRAPPTGRRWVLDPQATKGLSQLENGGGPVTLLVGPEGGLSGEEIAAAREAGFTGLRLGPRILRTETAAVAALAALLARWGDFA; encoded by the coding sequence ATGCGTGTTCCCCGCATCCATCACCATGGCGATCTGGCCACCGGGGCACGGGTGGCGCTGAGCGCGGCCGCGTCGCGTCATTTGACCCGGGTGCTGCGCCTCGGGGCCGGTACCCCCATTGTCCTGTTCAACGGCCGGGGCGGCGAGTTCGACGCCGTGCTCTGCAAGGTGGGCAGAAAACGCGCCGAGGCCGACATCGGCCCCTTCCACCCCATCGAACGCGAAGCCCCCCTGCCCCTCCGGCTCGTTCAGGGCATCTCCCGCGGTGAACGCATGGACTATACCGTACAAAAAGCGGTGGAGCTGGGGGTCGACCGCATCACCCCGGTGTTCACCGCCCGCAGCACCGTGCAACTCAGCGGCGAGCGCCTGGGCAAGCGGCTGGCTCATTGGCAACAAGTGGCTGTCAGCGCCTGCGAACAGTGCGGCCGCAACCGCGTGCCGGATGTGGATTTGCCGCTGACGCTAGCCGAACTGCTGCGGGCGCCGCCAACGGGGCGGCGTTGGGTTTTGGACCCGCAAGCGACCAAAGGCCTGTCGCAACTGGAAAACGGCGGCGGGCCGGTCACCCTGCTTGTCGGCCCCGAGGGTGGACTCAGCGGTGAGGAAATCGCTGCGGCGCGGGAAGCCGGTTTCACCGGGCTGCGCCTGGGCCCGCGCATTCTGCGCACAGAAACCGCCGCCGTCGCAGCCCTGGCGGCCCTGCTCGCACGCTGGGGTGATTTCGCCTGA